The genome window TCAATACTTTGTCAAATTTTCGCATgttaaaattgtcaaatcaataCTGTTATAGTGCTGATCATGACTATGGCTATTATTAAATTTGCACATTCCACACGTACAGAATTCAAATCAGATACTTTCAATATGAAGCATGCTGTCTTTGACGCCTTGATCCTTTCTATACGGTATTCAATTAGCCATTAATGTGATTAGGGAAGGAATATAGGCATCATTGATTCTATTGTAGAGCCTAACATAAATTAAGTGATTCACCTTTGCATCATAAATTCTAATTTGCAAATAAATCACTACATAAACTTGAAAACAATAACAAAATTAATCGGGCCCTcattttagggtttcaataatgAATTTACTTATTTCCAATAACCACCAAAAGTAATTGacaaagtaagaaaatattatcCAGAAAATGCAGATGCATACCATTTATTTTGTATATGAAGCTTTTTTGAAATTGCAAGACTGAAAAAAGCTAGTAAAAGAGTATTTTGTTaatttcttatatatatatattcatctCTATGCATAGGATGTTATGGCATAGGTTTCAAAACACATATCATGATTACATGTGCTCTCAAAATTCAGTATTATCATTCATAACTACGTTTTATTTAGAAGTCGCTTGAGTTTACTTTCTTCATTAATCAAGCCAAAAATGAATAAATCTCATTCTAATTAAATTCCAATCTACATTACTGAATTCTACTTAAAAGTCTATACCTATTAGAAAGAAACCTCAAATCTGAACTAAGAAACAAGACTGCAGGCGTGAATGTAATATAGCAGAAGTGACTTATTCTTTCCAAGCCTGATGTTGAATGCCAAGTCAAAGTCTCTAGAGGCTTTAATAGTTTGAGTAGCACTGCCAGCTCTATATATCTACTTGCAACATATGCAAAATGCAGTGTATTTCTTCCAACATTCATATGATTATGGGTGGATTAAGGCTTTTCTCTGAGTTCTTACTCATCGCAGCAATTTTACTTTGTTTTCCCAGCATAAATACTGATGCAACCTGCATCACAAGTGAGAAACAAGCTCTTTTAGACTTCAAGAAAAGTTTGATAGATCCTTCTGGTCGGCTTTCATCTTGGAACGACAATGTTGATTGCTGCCAATGGCAAGCAGTTATTTGCAGCAACAAAAGTGGCCATGTGATTCAACTTCGCCTTCAAAATCCTGTTGACGATCTTGAATTGGCAATAAGTGGTAATATTAATCACTCTTTGCTCAATTTGACACAATTGCGCCACCTTGATTTGAGTCTAAATGATTTCAGCGGACTTCAGATTCCAACATTTTTAGGGTCTCTCAAAAGTTTAAGGTATCTAAATTTATCTCAAGCTAGATTTCAAGGAATGGTTCCCTATCAGCTTGGAAACCTCTCAAGTTTACGCACTTTTAGTGTCGTTGGAGAATTTTGGTCTTCTCTCCATTCTGACAACCTGCAATGGTTGGCTGGCCTCTCAAATCTGAAGCACTTAGAGCTGAGTCACGTGGACCTTAGTccagcttctaattggctacaGGTGATTAACATGATCCCTTCTTTGGTAGAGATACGCTTGTCCTCTTGTCACttgtttcaaatttctcaactcaTCCACAGCAACTTTTCTTCTCTTACTGTCTTAGATCTTTCTGGAAATGATTTCAGACATTTCATACCTAGATGGATTTTTTATCTTCCTTCCCTTGCTTCTCTTGATTTAAGTAAGAACTTGTTTCTGGGCCCATTGCCCAGAGGTCCTTGGAACATGACATCTCTCAACTGCTTGGATCTTTCTTCAAACCATTTGGACGGTTCACTGCCGGATGAGCTTATTCATCGTAACAATCTCATCTCTCTCAACCTTCAAGGAAATCAATTTGAAGGTTCCTTGGATGGAATTCAGAATTGGAGTTCCCTTGTATCTTTGAATCTATCAGATAATCACTTCACTACCATTCTCCCAAACGTATTATTCACTTTAAGTTCCCTAGTTTCACTTGATCTTCGCTCCAATCAGTTTCAAGGTTATATCCCAGGCTCTATTGCCAACATTTCCAACCTTCAAAATCTTGATCTATCTCATAACAATCTTAGCTCCTCTTTGCCAAGTGAACTATTCACATTGAAGGACTTGGTTACAGTCGATGCAGGTGGTAATCACTTGAGTGGACCAATTCCGAGCACTATTGGCAACTGTACCAAGCTAAAACACCTTAGATTAACTGATAATAGTCTTACTATGTCCAAGTGGTTATACAATTGCAAAAGTCTAGAATTACTAGGACTCCGAGGCAATGCTCTCTCTGGTTCAATTCCATCTAATCTAGGAAAACTGTCGTCCCTGGAGTACATTGATATATCTAAAAACAAACTCACTGGAACTCTTCCTGAAAGTCTTGGGCAGCTTTCCAAACTTGAAACGCTTCTTATTTACAATAATTTGATGGAAGGCATGGTGAGTGGGATTTTACTTGACAATCTGACAAGTTTAAAGTATTTTGATGCATCTGGAAACTCCTTGACCTTAAAAGCGAATGCAAGTTGGATTCCTCGTGCCCAATTTGAAACACTTGGATTAGGTTCTTGGAATCTCGGTCTTCAATTTCCTATATGgctccaatcacaaaaaaaccTTCAGTATTTGAACTTGTCCTCCACAAGAATTGCAGATACTATCCCCTCTTGGTTATTCAACTCAGCAACAGGAGTCGTGTCTCTTTCTCACAATCAACTTCATGGTAAGAATTCAAGTATCTTTGAAATTGTTAAAAGATTATATATATACTGTAGTCAAATAGATTCAATGGCCGGCTAGCACAATCAATTTCTCATTGTCTGACACAATTAGACCTTTCGAACTATTTGTTTTCAGGAGGTATTTCTCACTTTTTGTGTGAAGTGAAGAATGGAAAGTCAGGTCTTACAGTTCTGGATCTTAAAAAGAATTCTTTATCAGGAGAAATTCCTGATTGTTGGATGAATTACCCAAACATAACATACATCAGTTTGAAGAGCAATAACTTCATTGGAAGCATTCCAAGGTCATTGTTTTCTTTGGAATATCTGTCTCATTTGGACTTGGGTAGAAACAGCCTCACTGGTTCGATACCTTCGACTTTGTAAATCATAAAGAAATTTGCTTGACATACGTTCCTAGTCAATAATATTGGTGTCTGGCTTGGCTATGAGACCATTCTTTCACAAGGATTTGGTACTATACAAGAGATTTGCGAAGCAATTAGATGTTTGATCCTATGGGTAAGATGGACATCAGGAGTGGTTTTGTGCACTTCTGGTGGATGTAATTGCAGTTATATGTGTATTTATTTGGTCATGTTGCAATCCCAAATCTTTGATAGAGAATTTTGTGGTTTGCAATTTCAAATCTCCGATAGGAAGTTTCACACTTGGTACCATTTTTTATTCTTATCACGATCTTGAGATATTCTCATCTACCATCCAAAAAGTGAATCCTTATATCAGTTCCAATGCAGTGTAAGCATGCAATAGATATTTTGCATCGAGAACAAACATTTTTTAATCGAGATACCATTAACCAGTTATTAACCATAAAAAATTGTTGACAATTCTGGTTTTCATACTATAAgacaagaaaaaaattgatttctcAACCATGAACTAACTTGTACAACTGATATAATCATGCAAACATTCATGACagtaacaataataaaaattttcttttagttcAACTCTTGAAAATATGATTAAATAGAATGGCATAActatttaataaaaaatattctaCAAGGATTATTAACCCAAGGATTAATAACTTCTGTGTTTGTTGATCTACagataagaaaaaataaattttgttgtctaattttttttagattttgttTTTATATCCTGAACGTAATTTGCCCGAACTCAAAAGCACACCATATTCATGATGGAGACAAATAAAACCTTAATGTGTTTTACAATTcaaaatctatcaaaatcctccCCTTCTGAGCATATTGAGAACAGAATGGCGGTTTAATCGGCAATTTTTAGATTATCATGCTTTGGTTATGGTATATTCTCAACCCCGCTTGATGATGATTCTGTCTTAAAAGACAGTAGTTTTTTCTTATCATACCTCAGATTTAGTGGATGGCATCCTGTTGCTGCTTGGGAACCTAAATGGTGACTTTTTGAGAAAAATTGGTGCAGCATTTTAGGTCACAATCATAATTGCCAACCACGATATTACAAGTAGCCCCATGAGTAGGACTGCTTTTGTTTTTGAAGGACATAAACATAGAAATCTACAAGTACAATTTCACCTATATAAATATTGAAGTGATGCCATCTCAACAAGAGTTTGAGTATACTTTTGTAGATGATTGTGAAATTAGGATTAGCATGTGGCTAAAATAGCTCTAATTAAAGCTCATATTAACCTCTTCAGAAAAGAAGACAATCATTAATTGTGTTGTGTTTTTGATTTTGACATATAAGAGTTATAGTTTAATTTAAGAATGCCAACAACCAActcaattcaaaatttaaatcgCCTACACCAGTTGCAAGTTTAAATCAAGAGATACTTCTAATTATGCTTAAGATTCTTCGGTTAAAGTTGTACCATTGGAGACTCCATGGGTTAGGATTATACCTGGCAATTGGGTGGGTTGGACGAGTTTTTGGCGGGTTAATATTGGGTTTTCATTTAAATGAGTTACACCCAACCCGCCCAACTTTAGATTGGgttaattttgggttgggtcATATTGGATCAACTCAAATCCATGACCCAAATATGacccaatatattaattaataaattttgatcataaactctctcaaatacattttcacatacaataaaaaaaatttcactaatTGTTGTCCATAGCCATTTCGAACTATATATAAGACATGAACAAGTCTGTCGAATAAAACTTTGGCCAGGAGATGTTTTGTTTGATCCAACATTTGGCTTCATTACATGATTCCAggtcttttcttgtttcttgattttaattttttatttatttttttaacttaagTTAGGTAATGGATACCCAACACAAATACCCAAACCGCCCAAAATATATGTGAATTTTtattacccaacccaaaattgacccaaaatccaACTACCCAACCCAACCTCTCAAATTAGTGGATAGGTTGGGTGGGTTGTTAGGTTTTGGGTATAATTGCCAGGTCTTAGGATGCATAAGTTTTGCAAATTAGTGGGGgattatggagtagtttgcaaaaaCTTTGCAAATCTGTCAAAGTGGATGTTCGTGGCCCAAAGTAAATGTTTTGAAACCGGAACTGTGTCAAGATTTAACGTAGTTCTCTAGACACTATGGCCCGTTTGGACTCAAATGTTCAGCCATCCTAACTCGGGTACTTGTAACTACTACCATCCACTGtctaaaacacaaaaataactcTTCAAACACCTCTTTTAACATCTGTAACGAGGATTCAGTCAGAATTGAAGTACGGGTTTTACACTTTGTTTTGAGAAATCAAGAGAATAGTTTTATTACATCCTGTAGAAGATTGCCTTTAGTGTTGGAGCAAATTCATTGTAAGTAGAGATGTCAAAATTGGTGATTTGGATGGATTGAAATGGATAATAGGTATAAATGAGTCAACTCATTTGTTTCcgactcatttatacccatttaattagatggatataaatgggtataTCAAAAAATGAGTTGAGTAACTCAATTAcctttattttaactttttgtaaaattatttaaattcatttttgcaaactaaattatcaatttataccaccatTGGCacccattattagttttaaatatttactgaTAATGCTCAATAAAcataattaccaatttttttccatCCATACTCTATAtcgcaaaattacatactatttaataattgaaaaataagaatataaaattttgaactaagtactatgaaagttaacataaaaacttcATCCAAAAACTTTGAATctctaacattttttttttcgtgtgtatatttaaaatttcattttggaaaggtaGAAAAGGAggctaaaacttatcataaattggttaTGCTAAAAATTGTGCAAGTTAACAAGCtacgagaaaataaaatgataagataaacaaacaaataataataataataaattaaacaaaagtagttaacataatgacaaaatgaagaatctaaaaaaaaaattaggtagGATATCTATTTGAGTAAAAAATGCATCAAATATTTGTTAAGGCTGAGATACAAAACATTCCACTCTATACAAGGGTTCAACAATATTAATGCATGAAAATTTCCAAGAATGAGTTCAATAATCATGCATGAAAGTCTTCAACAATATTTTGTTTCTAACCATGTTATTTTTCCATGTACattacatcataaaaagtgttacGGTATTattctcaaaaaaattttctgaatAATCTTTTGCCACAGTAGATATCTACTATGAACAGGAAAGCGAATTATTAATGCAAGATTATGCATATGATTTGCTGGTGCTTTGTTTGAATTGCcattcttggaaaaaaaaaattttcatataaaaGCAATttccaatcacttttttttgtttttttttctaccTAAATCATACTACAAAAAGTGCGACATCATTGTTCCAAATGTTTTTTCTGAATAATCTTTTACCTCATAATATCATAATTTTGTATGCCAGAATATATATCTACCAAAAACAGGAAAGaaaattatcctttttttttgtttttggtaggTTACCAAGAGAGATACTATGGATGGTCCGGAAGTATGGAATAATTGGAATTGGAGAAGCTCGAATGATGTGTTCCTTAATGAGGCTTATTTTGTTCAATCCGGAGCAGGAAGCAGCTCTCCTCTGTATTCTGGATCTCAATTATTTTCTGTGGCTTCAGGAGATTTGGTTCCTTGTTTGATCTCAGATGCTGGTCCTCTCTATTGTTTACCTGGAGTAACTTGCTGATCTAAAACAATTAGATAAACAGCACTGCGACACgattaatataattttttttttatgaagagACATAGAAATTGATTAATTCAACTAATATACCTTATCCAttgtctttttctttcaaaGCAATTATTTTCTGGCCATTGCCAATTGTCTTGGAAATGTATGATGGATTAGAACCTAGTTAGTAAATACTCGTAGTATTCGTATAATATACATTTGTATGTATAATTCCAAAAAGCTTCCTGTAATTAGCTTGTGCTGTGAGTTGTCTACCGTTTCTTACTGGACTAGTTTCTCCTAATCTTGAAGAGGGTGAAGAATTCATTTCAAGATGAAAAAGCCGGGTTTGAATACTTATTGTTAGGCAAATGTCCTTTGTGTTGGGGCAAATTTGTAGTTACAGGGAAAATTTTAGTTAGCTTTATCAGAATGATTGTCATCCTAGACTTTTGGAATGGAACAAAGTATGTTCTTGTGACCTTTTGTTGATCATTTTGCAAACTTTGTCACTTAAGTTTGGTGCCATGGTAACTTTACATTACCACATAAATAGCAGATAAAACAATAAGTTTCCCCTATAACCATTAGTTTTGGGCTAGAACTTGTCAGTTTATTAAGaataaaaaagagagaaatgacTCAAATTTGGAACAACAAATTTTATCAAGTTGAAAATATAACCTTCCATGCCATTCACAGAACAGATGTTGTATTACACGAGTGGCAATGTACAATAGAACAGAAAGAGTAACTATTGAGGGCTGTCTTATTTGGAAAGAAAACAATCATCCAACCAAGAACATCCAACCATGTCCCATGTGGCAGTAATGGTGTGCCCTCTTAGATGCTTTTCAAACAAGGAAtcatgaaaacaagaaaagatacATCATAAGGCCAGATAAAGGTGCTGAACAATCTGAATACATGTATGGAAACTCAGTAAGAGAAACAGAGGAAGGGTGGTAGTAAGGAAGCGATGAGCATGGATATGAAGAAAGGAGGGGAGAAGTCAGCGGCAGCAGTCCCCCCATTGCCAGGTTGAGGAGATGGCGCCGATCCTGGAGAATGAGTGCTCCCACGATGAGCACTAGGATGAGGGGATGAACCCGGTTCGGCTGCGGGAGAAGGTGCTGCTCCTGAAGAAATGGCCATCAATATTATCAAGACTGTCACCTGTATGCAAACTGAGCAAAATGGCGAGAACGATCTTGCATTTGCCATTTTCCAAGACGAGAATGGTCCAGTAAATTGTAACCAGTTGCACTCTTTTATAGTTGTGTTCCAAGCTCGGGTGTGAGCTAGCTTCTGGCGTGGGTAAGGTGATTGAAAAACACTACTTGGGGGTGTTAGTTGGCCAAGTCTTTCCTCCAAGCTAAGGTCAACTATACAGTTTATTTGCGCATGCATGGCTTCAGACATATTTGAAAAGGCACCGGATGATACAATCCTGTCGAAAGTTTAGGTCATTGCAGACTGTTTCTTATTTTATGAAGCCAAAAATATCAATAGACAGAGATCTGATGTAGTAGCCACTCTCCATTGGTAGTGTTGTGTACAAATAACGGGAAATTTGACGATTTTGAATGTTCTGTACCTTTTTATTCCACCAATTCTATTAAAGTCCGGCTATAGCAGGTGTCCAATTTTATTTCCAGTGTCTGCTCTATGGAGATTATGTATCGATTATATAAAAATGCACTTGTTGAAAAGCTGTATAAACAAGGTTACACTTGTTTCAATATCGATCATATAGAATCCACTTGTTGAAAAGCTGTATAAACAAGGTCACACTTGTTCCAATTCCTGTCAGGATTAGGTAAAGCTCACGTTGTAACCTTGGACTTTTTCAAACATGGCTCTTTTCTGAGTTGGACAAACCACAATCACTAGGTGCAGCTGGAAACATGTTGCTAATTCAAATGAACACGAAGGATCAACAAGAAGAAATGACCTATATTTGCCTAATTGTTGTTACACAGTAACAGATCCTACATTAATTTAGTTTAGCATGAATTCACATCCCACACCTAAACCGACAAATAACAGAACATAAAAAAGAGGTTTAAAGAAAGTATTCTTGCAGTTTCCTAGGTAATAGGGGGGAGAATTACAAATAATTTCAATGGTCTGGGGTGAATTGATAGCATGAGAAAATTGTTAATCAGGCATGCAATGCAGTTCAAGGAAAGACGGGGGAGATCAGTTTATTGCGTGGTGCCATATTTTCAAAAATGATTGTCATGTTCACATGAAAGAAAGGAAACCAGGGAGAAAGATTGCATCAAGAAGTGCTAGATCTTCTATAAAACACCATGATTGCACTTAAAATTCTCAAAATGACTTGGTATGGGAACAAAAAATGTTcaaatctcttcttttcttgGCTGATTCAACATAGTCTTACAGCTATTCGCATTTGGAATCCGTACCTAAAAGTAATGTTCTTGTTCCATTCCCTGAACATCACACAGTTGCATTTGGCAATTGACATGTCCACATCATGGCTCCTTAGCAACTTTATGACTATAATAAGGTAGTGGTAGAACttgaaaccatttttttttttcagcgtGGTTGAAAAATCTTGAGACATCTAATTAAGGTTATTTCCATTGAGGAAAAGGATACCAAGCCAACTAGGTATACAATTGACAGAAAATGCCAGAAGACTAAGCAACAAAGTAAAAGTGCAGAATATCTCTAATGCTAGAGCCCTCTAGCTCTAATGGCCCGAGATGCCATAGCCCGCAAGTTAGCTCTTGCTATTGCAAAAGAGTTTCTATATTCATCATCAGGTCCCCTAAATGCCCCCATAAACTCTTCTCTTTGCAATCTCAAAGCCAATGCAGCATCCTGATCCTGGCTTGGCAACTCATTTCTCCTCCTCGACAACCTAGAAGGCTGGACACTCTGTCTTCTGGTAATCTGATAACCCCTTCTGCTGCTGGGGCTGTGATTTCCTGACTCGGGACTGCTTAACGCTTGAACAGCTCTGTTCCGAGCATTAGTATGATTCGGTCTTGTTGGACTCTGACGCTGAGCTTGGCGACTATTTAAAGCACCGGCTGCCTTTCTGGCTTCAACTTCTTGTGGAAATAGCATCTGAATTGTGTTCCAAAGAACTGTATTCACCGTGCAGGACCTTCCATTGCTGCAACATGATTTAGAATCGTCAGCAAAATCAATCTTAAAGTTGCTGAAGCCCCCATCCAAGGACTGTATATCCAAGATAAATTTCATTACTCATCAAGATTATATTACCTGATTAGCTGCCTGCATTTTGGGCATTTCTTTCCACATTTATCAGCCGCGGATCTCAAACACTTTTTGCAAAAACtacgccaaaaaaaaaattactcgcAATCGATTGACAGTTCTAAATAAAAGCTTGGCCAAAATAGTTACTAATCAATTCAGGATCATACCTATGCCCACAAGGAGTTGTGCTGGGCTCAAAACAAACCTCCAAACAAACCTGCCGAATCAAAATGAAACCTTTCATTTTTCCCACAATACAACAGGAAATACTCTTAATCAAAGAATCTTATGAAAGAAGCTACGGACAGGGAGTTATCAAATAACAGGAGTTTTGTAGCTCTTACTGCACAAGAAAGCTCTTCACGAAGTCGATCGATGCATGGAATAGCTGAACTGGAAGAGGAATTAATGGAACTCTGTGCATCGGATTGACTTCCACTTCTTTTATTCTCTTTATCTCGAACAGTTGTTGATTCTGTCATCTCTTTCTTGGTCTCTACTcacaaatttattttaaaaaaaaaaggtctaaaaagtcaaaatacccaagaaatcaaatatatctaaaagaaagatttaagagaatcaaagaaaaaaaaaaagaagaaatcccTGATCTGAGTATATACCTGATTCTGTTGGAGTCTCGTCATCCTCAAGATCAAGAGCAACCACTGGCAGACAAGAAGGACTCCTCCTTTGCCCTCTGCGTTTTCTGGAAATACCTCAATTTTCTTACTCAATGGTATGAAAATGAATCGAACCAATACATGAATCCCATAAAAAAACGTGTTTTACCTTCTTGAATTCGTAGGGGGAGTCTTGAGACTTTGCAAAGTGGGGCGTTTCTTTTGCTTGAAATGCCTATCTGGGGTGTCTTCAACTACAATACTGGCCATCATAAGAGCCTCCTCGTCCCAGCCAGCCATTGCTGCCACGGATCTGAACCTGGGGCTGAACAAGGTCTCTTTTCCATCTCCTCCATTTTGGGCAACTCCTTTTGATTTTTGAGGAGGGTTCCTTGAGTTTTGATGCGGGCTCTTGATTACAACTACTTCTTCATTCACCATGTTTACGTTCAACTACTAAAGTGGTGTTTTAGGATTTGATAGATGCGAGAGAGAGTATTGCAATGGGTTGCAGAGAGAAAAGGAGGAGACTGGAGCAACGGCTTCACATAACGGTCAGATTTTCAAATTTGGGCTCTATCGACTTGGATTTGGGGCTAAATGGTAACGGCCATCGCTGGATTTGGACGGGACcgtaccccaaaaaaaaaagttgaaagaaaaaaatggttaATGGCATCAAACCCCCTTAACGTTTGGGGTGATTTGTGTTTTGCCCAAAACGTGTTATTTTCTTAGCACATTGCCCCCTTGGTTCAGTGAAGATCATGCTTTGATTGTAAAATAAGCCTAAATTGCCAAAATTGGCctcattttcaaatttcaaccataagggagtgtgtttggattgtaaatcatttgagataattttatgcaaaaagtactgtagcacttttttgatatgatgtatgtgagataaaaaggtgattgaaaaatgtgttgatgatgcAAACAAATCAGTGTGTGTAAATAAAGTACAAATAAAGTGTAATAACTTACTATCCAAATTAATTTGTAGTTTACTTCCATGAACTATAAACTGAATTGCACTTTTTCCACCTGAAGAAGTTTGTAGGATTTTACCCATCCATCTAATTTATTTTCTGATTTACattttttctctcattttttcctttaattctttTGTGCCGTTTCCTCTTGTCACTTGAAAGCTATTATATCTTTATTAAGAATTGACTAATTAGAACCCCTAAGTTTTGTATGTATATCTAAGTAATTATTTGTAAATTGTATATATGCTTTGTGGTACAAGCAACACACTTAACATGGGAGTTTGTGATTGCTTATTAATGGTGAAAACCAGCAAACTACAAAACCAACCTTCAACAAAATAATAGATTGCGGCAGAGaacataaagaaaaaaaaacgacatactataataaaatatatgtTGTTTATGTTACAATGCAcatcaaattcaaaaataaattatttagacAAATGTGTAAAACTTCATATTTGTGGCAAATGAATTAGTAACAGAAATGCATTTCCTaataatggtaaaaaaaaaatgaaggaaatactaaaagagagaaaaaaaaaagtaaaaaaagtaaaaaatgaatgagaaaaatatctAGGATCGTTTTATCCTTTGACATGAATAGGTGGTGAATTGAGTATGAAAATCTTAAGAGGGCAAATTGCAACTAGAGTCAAGATTCATGGGGATAAAAATTACAATTACAAACTTAGGGTAACTATGTCTTTCTATCATACCATTACATTTGATTTAGGAACGGTGggcaaaatattttaaaaataatattaggGGGCAAattgcaaatcatccaaaatgcTAAGAGGTTGAATGGCATAACTTTAGGAATGAAAAAACAGCACTTCAGCATGGGCCTTAAAGATTTTGTTTCCAGGTATGTATAAAGCTTGGGCTTTATTAAGTGTTTGGTCTATGTGTCAAATCAGTTCCCAATGTTTCGCCTTAAATAAATCTAGTCCCCCAAAATTTGTGATTTTAGGCAAATTTAGGCAACAAATGGAAATAAAACAATGACTAACAGTCAACATCAAATTATAGTTAGTCAACAACTTTGGCTTTATATTTTCGATCCCCaatgttttgattttgaatcattaTATTTTCTTAACTTTTAAATAGTGATATTAAGAGGTTTTAGCAAAAATTGAGATGCAAATTAGAATGAAATAGTATTAAATAGGTAATAATTATTCTAATTAAacttcttttaattatttttatttttattttactcaTTTATGCTGATTATATATCAtatgtttcttttattttgcatagTTAGCCTTATATAATTAATTTATAatgagttttattatttttatttctaatgataattaaaaacttaattaaacATCCCTTtaaaatataaggaatatatacTTCTATAAattaagttgattttttttggcattttaataggtatcaattgaatttgaaatgaagTTGGCATTTCATACACACTATATGAACTACTAAATGATTATCAAGATACATggatattaaaataaatactttaAAACTATAATATTGGGACATTAATTTTCAATTAGTAGAAAAGACAATAAAAACTAAATGATAGTTTttgtaataatttccaaaattacttcACATTGATACTTACCTTTACTAGTTTTTTTAAGTACAATGGATTTGAAGTCTATGTAGACAACACATGCATCAATTTTTGTAGTAGTAGCTACAATAAActtagattttaaaaattaaaattttctttttttctaatactttatgttttaattattattgGTACAATATCATTGATTTATAacttatttaacaaaaatatgcTATTTAAGCTAAAATCATATTGTGACAATATAAAGTGTTTTAAGTAATAAGGAGAAAGACTAactatgcaaaaaaaaatatatatatgatatattATTAACatgagtaaatgaaataaaaataaaaataagaagaaaaagaagtttaATTAGACTTCTTATTACCCATTTAACACTATTTCATTTAATGTGCAT of Coffea arabica cultivar ET-39 chromosome 5c, Coffea Arabica ET-39 HiFi, whole genome shotgun sequence contains these proteins:
- the LOC113689079 gene encoding uncharacterized protein, which encodes MGGLRLFSEFLLIAAILLCFPSINTDATCITSEKQALLDFKKSLIDPSGRLSSWNDNVDCCQWQAVICSNKSGHVIQLRLQNPVDDLELAISGNINHSLLNLTQLRHLDLSLNDFSGLQIPTFLGSLKSLRYLNLSQARFQGMVPYQLGNLSSLRTFSVVGEFWSSLHSDNLQWLAGLSNLKHLELSHVDLSPASNWLQVINMIPSLVEIRLSSCHLFQISQLIHSNFSSLTVLDLSGNDFRHFIPRWIFYLPSLASLDLSKNLFLGPLPRGPWNMTSLNCLDLSSNHLDGSLPDELIHRNNLISLNLQGNQFEGSLDGIQNWSSLVSLNLSDNHFTTILPNVLFTLSSLVSLDLRSNQFQGYIPGSIANISNLQNLDLSHNNLSSSLPSELFTLKDLVTVDAGGNHLSGPIPSTIGNCTKLKHLRLTDNSLTMSKWLYNCKSLELLGLRGNALSGSIPSNLGKLSSLEYIDISKNKLTGTLPESLGQLSKLETLLIYNNLMEGMVSGILLDNLTSLKYFDASGNSLTLKANASWIPRAQFETLGLGSWNLGLQFPIWLQSQKNLQYLNLSSTRIADTIPSWLFNSATGVVSLSHNQLHGGISHFLCEVKNGKSGLTVLDLKKNSLSGEIPDCWMNYPNITYISLKSNNFIGSIPRSLFSLEYLSHLDLGRNSLTGSIPSTL